From a single Ochotona princeps isolate mOchPri1 chromosome 12, mOchPri1.hap1, whole genome shotgun sequence genomic region:
- the LOC131481572 gene encoding uncharacterized protein LOC131481572, with protein MLAPRFPRSACSPAKNPRQATESLPSGPSPQPCVRKRASTLTLARAAWRRAGDLSGLESQGEARTRAHVASRAVALLSLKGRGMETQDVLERSHQPPSRGSPAEWRRSGCPRCARRLCRDPSPRAGRTAGRGLLHGAWRAARSPWELVFPGGHVTGLAVLGPRLGGGSGEQEAGGGRLACCVLRSCARAFLGGGGVRGRRRRGHRSAFSFSQC; from the coding sequence ATGCTGGCACCGCGCTTCCCGCGCTCCGCCTGCTCGCCAGCTAAGAACCCGCGGCAAGCCACCGAATCCCTCCCGTCTGGGCCCTCCCCCCAGCCGTGCGTGCGAAAGCGGGCTAGCACCTTAACGCTTGCGCGAGCCGCCTGGCGAAGGGCAGGGGATTTGTCGGGTCTCGAATCCCAAGGCGAGGCCCGGACGCGCGCGCACGTCGCGAGCAGGGCGGTGGCGCTCCTGTCGCTAAAGGGAAGGGGGATGGAAACTCAGGACGTTCTCGAGCGCTCGCACCAGCCGCCTTCCCGGGGATCTCCCGCCGAGTGGCGAAGGAGTGGGTGTCCACGCTGTGCGCGACGCCTGTGCCGCGACCCGAGCCCACGCGCTGGGCGCACAGCTGGGCGAGGCCTCCTCCACGGAGCTTGGCGGGCGGCGCGGAGCCCCTGGGAGCTGGTTTTCCCGGGCGGACACGTGACGGGGTTGGCAGTGCTCGGGCCCAGGCTAGGAGGGGGAAGCGGCGAGCAGGAGGCCGGGGGCGGGCGGCTGGCGTGCTGTGTACTTAGGTCGTGTGCTAGGGCTtttctcgggggggggggggtgagagggaggaggaggaggggccacCGCTCCGCCTTCTCTTTTTCGCAATGTTGA